In a single window of the Drosophila albomicans strain 15112-1751.03 chromosome 3, ASM965048v2, whole genome shotgun sequence genome:
- the LOC117570071 gene encoding serine protease inhibitor 42Dd, whose amino-acid sequence MASGGTIIPPPHSSICFARNLFQALSKSPELSAKNHMVSPAAARSALTLVFMGAGVKSAEELRRGLLLGSAKKVEIAEQHAEVMSKECVCNEKGVSMRLATGLFVKDDLELLPDFNAKALEFFNVQADALNFLDAQSAMQHVNKWIATQTFYTIRNPFSSATFSVESSVLLVNSVYFRARWAKRFAVEHSTLDDFWINPKQRMQLTMMRQVGKFRYGQSNKLKSRILQLPFEESDLTMLLIVPFEIDGLPELEMKLQQFDLNEVALKSVMHDCEVMVPKFKMECDVDLKVPLQKLGIKRIFEPGNADLSGLFAKKSQGLITEARQKLYLNVNEAGCETNFDAPVKPAAVGKDVELKIFKANHPFVFAIRNNRNVYFVGHFVKP is encoded by the exons ATGGCGTCGGGAGGCACCATAATACCGCCACCTCACAGCTCGATTTGCTTTGCGCGAAACCTCTTTCAAGCGCTCAGCAAGTCGCCTGAGCTGAGTGCCAAGAATCACATGGTTTCCCCAGCGGCAGCTCGCAGTGCCTTGACTTTGGTGTTCATGGGAGCTGGTGTCAAGAGCGCAGAGGAATTGCGTCGTGGATTGTTGCTTGGGTCGGCTAAGAAAGTGGAGATTGCTGAGCAACACGCGGAGGTCATGAgcaaagagtgtgtgtgcaatgaAAAGGGGGTGTCTATGCGTCTGGCCACGGGATTATTTGTCAAGGATGATCTCGAGTTGCTGCCCGATTTCAATGCGAAGGCCTTGGAGTTCTTCAACGTTCAGGCGGATGCTTTGAACTTTTTGGATGCCCAGAGTGCGATGCAGCATGTGAACAAATGGATCGCAACCCAAACATTTTACACTATTAGAAATCCATTTAGTTCGGCGACTTTCAGTGTAGAATCCAGCGTTCTATTGGTGAATTCTGTGTATTTTCGAGCCAGATGGGCGAAACGTTTTGCTGTGGAGCACAGTACATTGGATGATTTCTGGATTAACCCGAAGCAGCGAATGCAGCTGACGATGATGCGACAG GTGGGAAAATTCCGCTATGGGCAATCAAATAAGCTGAAATCGAGAATACTGCAATTGCCTTTCGAGGAATCCGATTTAACCATGCTGTTAATTGTGCCCTTCGAAATTGATGGACTGCCAGAGTTGGAGATGAAACTGCAGCAGTTCGATTTGAATGAAGTCGCCTTGAAGTCTGTGATGCACGACTGTGAAGTAATGGTGCCCAAGTTCAAGATGGAATGCGATGTGGATCTAAAAGTGCCGCTGCAGAAA CTGGGAATCAAGCGCATCTTTGAGCCTGGAAATGCAGATTTAAGTGGTCTATTTGCCAAGAAGTCACAGGGTCTGATTACGGAGGCCAGACagaaactctatttaaatgttaacGAGGCGGGTTGCGAAACAAATTTCGATGCAC CTGTGAAACCAGCTGCAGTTGGCAAAGATGTGGAACTAAAGATATTTAAGGCAAATCATCCATTTGTGTTTGCCATACGAAACAATAGAAATGTCTATTTTGTGGGTCATTTTGTCAAGCCCTGA
- the LOC117571748 gene encoding angiopoietin-related protein 7-like produces MGTIKIKSVFLLTVFKMFLVATAIGDKTCEFDSKMEEQCRIQSYKTVEPLLDYFRQVRNGLKDKEIKENKLNALNELNSDLMEKYHEIVKIHEKFIKEAALLDEYKNKVMKGENDLQSRQIKVDKLESEINSKQNIIVKLEGHLSDKSTNLKICQDQIKSLNSRLIEKDEIIKRFSENIKNNTEHQKTLELKLEKSKSELIKQDKDIQLCRSEIDTLSRTSENIREQQKRIESQLKDNQRKLIDKVIENQLSQSEIEILSPTTCIPFGENSGVHRLHVSGVGSFDVLCDSQLAGPGWIVIQQRVGGNESFNRDWATYRKGFGALDSDFFLGLEKIHRITSLERHELYIHLVDVNGFTYNARYDDFKISDEDNGYALSLGKFKGTIIRDAMRDGENMQFTTFDRDNDIDGDNCADTYNGWWHTNCYYCNLNAPYGPDLIWYRKNKLKEAKMLIRPIEAMKK; encoded by the exons ATGggcacaataaaaataaaatcagtcTTCTTACTAACagttttcaaaatgtttttggtGGCCACAGCTATTGGTGACAAG ACATGTGAATTCGATTCAAAAATGGAAGAACAGTGCCGCATTCAAAGTTATAAAACTGTAGAACCTTTGCTGGATTATTTCAGACAGGTTAGAAATGGGTTAAAAGACAAAGAAATTAaggaaaataagttaaatgcgttaaatgaattaaattctgatcttatggaaaagtatcatgaaattgtaaaaattcatgaaaaatttataaaggAGGCAGCTCTATTAgatgagtataaaaacaaagtaatgaaaggggaaaacgatttgcaatCGCGCCAAATTAAAGTTGATAAATTAGAATCTGAGattaattcaaaacaaaatattattgttaaattagAAGGACATTTATCAGATAAATCCACCAACTTAAAAATTTGTCAAGATCAAATAAAATCTCTCAATTCTAGGTTAATTGAGAAAGATGAAATTATAAAGAGATTTAgtgagaatattaaaaataacacagaGCATCAGAAAACACTTGAGTTGAAATTAGAGAAGAGTAAATCTGAATTAATAAAGCAAGATAAAGATATTCAGTTATGCCGATCTGAAATTGATACATTGAGCAGGACATCAGAAAATATCAGAGAACAGCAGAAAAGAATTGAATCGCAATTAAAAGATAATCAAAGAAAGCTAATTGATAAGGTTATAGAAAATCAGTTAAGTCaatctgaaattgaaatattaagcCCCACAACTTGCATCCCTTTCGGAGAAAATTCAGGAGTTCATCGACTCCATGTTTCTGGCGTAGGTTCATTCGATGTTTTGtgcgatagtcagttagctggacctggatggattgtaatacaacaacgagttgggGGAAATGAGAGTTTCAATAGGGATTGGGCAACGTATCGCAAAGGTTTCGGTGCATTGGATAGTGACTTCTTCCTTGGCCTAGAGAAAATACATCGTATCACAAGTTTGGAGCGTCACGaactttatatacatttggtTGATGTGAATGGATTTACCTACAACGCTCGATACGacgacttcaaaatatctgatgaGGACAATGGATACGCACTGAGTTTGGGTAAATTCAAAGGAACTATTATTCGGGATGCGATGAGAGACGGCGAAAACATGCAATTCACAACATTCGATCGGGACAACGACATTGATGGTGATAATTGCGCAGATACATACAATGGCTGGTGGCACACgaattgttattattg taatttaaatgcaccaTATGGGCCGGATCTTATTTGGTAccgtaaaaataaattgaaagaaGCTAAGATGCTAATTCGCCCCATTGAAGCGATGAAGAAGTGA